A window of uncultured Gellertiella sp. genomic DNA:
ACAGGCGTTAGTCACCTCAAACATCAGCCAAACATGAAAAAAGCCGCCCCGAAGGACGGCTTTTCCAAAATTTCCAGCGCGTTACGATTAACGCGAATAGAATTCAACCACCAGCTGGGGTTCCATGATAACGGGGTACGGAACATCCGAATGGGTCGGTACGCGCACGAAAGTTGCGACCATCTTGTTGTGATCGGCTTCGATATAGTCGGGAACGTCGCGTTCAGCGAGCTGCACCGATTCGAGAACCGTCACCAGCTGCTTGGACTTCTGGCGCACCTCGATCACGTCGCCAGCCTTGCAGCGGTAGGAACCGATGTTGACGCGCACGCCGTTGACCGTGACATGGCCATGGTTGACGAACTGGCGGGCGGCAAACACGGTCGGTACGAACTTGGCGCGGTAGACGATGGCGTCCAGACGCGATTCCAGCAGGCCGATCAGGTTTTCCGAGGTGTCGCCCTTGCGGCGGTCAGCTTCGGCGAAGATCGCACGGAACTGCTTTTCGCGCAGGTCGCCGTAGTAGCCCTTCAGCTTCTGCTTGGC
This region includes:
- the rpsD gene encoding 30S ribosomal protein S4, with the protein product MSKRESAKYKIDRRMGENIWGRPKSPVNRREYGPGQHGQRRKGKLSDFGVQLRAKQKLKGYYGDLREKQFRAIFAEADRRKGDTSENLIGLLESRLDAIVYRAKFVPTVFAARQFVNHGHVTVNGVRVNIGSYRCKAGDVIEVRQKSKQLVTVLESVQLAERDVPDYIEADHNKMVATFVRVPTHSDVPYPVIMEPQLVVEFYSR